One genomic segment of Clostridium saccharoperbutylacetonicum N1-4(HMT) includes these proteins:
- a CDS encoding sensor histidine kinase, protein MKNKAVISWEKIKQTLSDQSLIKKLITMYIFIIGIPIVIFSLYIFSSLSENAKHDAVNRANYDLSTEYDSVEKNVYIMRNIIKTIESDNQVIGYLQGVDNQEAKELIEFKETTYKQLINLQNSNPTIKQINIFTSNSNISEIWPTFYKIDRIMDNQWYKKVIKKNGSEYWNINHYDNDILVKSTLNDESKDVVVSINKRITYSSDKYYGICRVTMDSKDFFQKMYEKDELKSGQILLVNKENMDIKTSENSTLLKKFNFDNKKFQEFIKDKLEHEKGEVNYNQGSEDYIILYKESPIPNNYLISVIPLNNISQEIKNSKYLVIWSSIFLLIFLSVVVFFATKTILKRLYKIISAVKQVRTGDLMPSIEVYGNDEVGVLAHNFRQMMKTIDILIKESVNKEIITKEAELKALKTQIDSHFLYNTLENIRMMALVEENYMVSDCLAALGDMMRYNMKWNSEFVPLSEEISHIKNYISLMTLRYDFEIILNINIEPEFLGRKILKLTIQPLVENAVKHGISEKLMSENGIISISVAIDEEYLYLNVKDDGKGMDINKVQELQNHINENIDKKYGLGLKNVSDRIKLFYGKQYGIMIETHEGGYTQITLKLPNSIDNPLEVLSK, encoded by the coding sequence ATGAAGAATAAAGCTGTTATTTCGTGGGAAAAAATTAAGCAAACATTAAGTGATCAAAGTTTAATAAAAAAATTAATTACCATGTATATATTCATTATTGGTATTCCGATAGTAATATTTTCTTTATATATATTTAGTTCCCTTTCAGAGAATGCAAAACATGATGCAGTAAATAGAGCTAATTATGATCTCAGCACTGAATATGATAGTGTTGAAAAGAATGTTTATATAATGAGAAATATAATTAAGACTATAGAATCTGATAATCAAGTAATAGGATATTTACAGGGAGTTGATAATCAAGAAGCAAAAGAACTAATTGAGTTTAAAGAAACAACCTATAAGCAATTAATTAATCTGCAAAATAGTAATCCAACAATTAAACAAATAAATATATTTACTAGTAATTCTAATATAAGTGAAATTTGGCCTACTTTTTATAAAATAGACAGAATTATGGATAATCAATGGTATAAAAAAGTTATTAAAAAAAATGGTTCAGAATATTGGAATATTAATCATTATGATAATGATATTTTGGTTAAATCAACTTTAAATGATGAATCAAAAGATGTAGTAGTTTCTATTAATAAAAGGATTACTTATTCAAGTGATAAGTATTATGGTATTTGCAGGGTAACTATGGATTCCAAGGATTTTTTTCAAAAAATGTACGAAAAAGATGAGTTGAAAAGTGGACAAATATTATTAGTAAATAAAGAAAATATGGATATAAAAACAAGTGAAAATAGTACACTGCTTAAAAAATTTAATTTCGATAATAAAAAGTTTCAGGAATTTATTAAAGATAAATTGGAACATGAAAAAGGAGAAGTGAATTATAATCAAGGTAGTGAAGATTATATTATACTGTACAAAGAGTCACCTATTCCAAACAATTACTTAATAAGTGTTATCCCATTAAATAACATTTCTCAAGAAATAAAAAATTCTAAATATCTTGTTATTTGGAGTTCAATTTTTTTGCTGATATTTCTATCAGTAGTAGTATTTTTTGCAACTAAAACTATTCTAAAAAGATTATACAAAATAATTTCTGCAGTTAAACAGGTAAGAACTGGAGATTTAATGCCAAGTATAGAGGTTTATGGTAATGATGAAGTTGGAGTGCTTGCCCATAATTTTAGGCAAATGATGAAAACTATAGATATATTGATTAAGGAGAGCGTGAATAAAGAAATAATAACCAAAGAAGCAGAACTAAAAGCATTAAAAACTCAAATAGATTCACATTTTCTATATAATACTCTTGAGAATATTAGGATGATGGCATTAGTTGAAGAAAATTACATGGTATCTGATTGTTTAGCGGCTTTAGGTGATATGATGAGATATAACATGAAATGGAATAGCGAGTTTGTCCCACTGAGTGAAGAAATAAGTCATATTAAAAATTATATATCATTAATGACTCTAAGATATGATTTTGAAATAATTTTAAATATTAATATTGAGCCGGAATTTCTAGGCAGAAAAATATTAAAATTGACTATTCAACCCTTAGTGGAAAATGCAGTGAAGCATGGTATTTCAGAAAAATTAATGAGTGAAAATGGTATTATTTCCATATCTGTTGCTATTGATGAAGAATATTTATATTTAAATGTGAAAGATGATGGAAAGGGAATGGATATAAACAAAGTTCAGGAGTTACAGAATCATATAAACGAAAATATAGATAAAAAATATGGTCTTGGACTTAAAAATGTTAGTGATAGAATAAAGCTTTTTTACGGTAAACAATATGGTATTATGATTGAAACTCACGAAGGGGGTTATACACAAATAACACTTAAGCTTCCAAATTCTATAGATAATCCATTAGAAGTATTAAGTAAATAA
- a CDS encoding carbohydrate binding domain-containing protein, whose translation MKKVKLRKVIAAVVATSIIPAILSSGASAEWKQLSENGTWSYIDNNELATNWKLIDGIWYNFDSSGVMRTGWINDSGTWYFTDTTGAMKTGWINDRGAWYFADGSGAMKTGWINDKGTWYFTNTSGAMQTGIVEVDGKVYSLASSGAMQTGKVMIDNKEYNFSNNGDAIGEIPKVSKAFDGKGATVTKQADKPANTETLLSSTATKKSSSNRSSSGNASSGNSGSNVGNANQEQDKWKMVWSDEFNGDNLDTNKWSYQYGNGTEYNAVDWGNNEKEFYTDKNTKVEDGNLIIEARKEETPIKYGDKEYKYSSARIRTLGKYSKTYGKIEAAITMPEGQGLWPAFWMLPDDNNIYGRWAAGGEIDIMEAKGRVLNNVWGTIHFGKEWPNNTSSGSHYTFPAGKDITGKHIYSVEWDPGEIRWYVDGELYYTANNWFSQGANEPAPYAYPAPFDRNFHIILNMAVGGDYDGGLQPDDSFKSAQMKVDYVRVYDLNGEYPVHDNPATYAGPIKGARTPLSNGSYIIDPKFKNIKNSTDGELSFDNWNFLTAGVGKATFNNSGDGLDLNIDNGGDKNYSVQLIDHVPLRLNKKYTLKFKAKADKAATVEAQFGGGSDRGWKKYSDAFKVNLTNEEKEYEYSFVMKDTPNVHGRLEFNLGLTNDINIHLNDVEVTEADADVEDNASTAKEPLENGNHIYNGSFNLGDNRVGFWDFKGEGATFKSEKDKEQAEVTIPVAGDKNGVILSQTGTNLLQSDVYKLTFKAHASKDRTMDVKFVSKDGQTYSQNTFNLTTTDQEYEYEFTMPEGKTDTNSITEFLMGNADGKVFIDDIKLIRTTNNNVNYDGVDLYPIKNGDFSLGYNYWQTLDNQAGSKADFSITDDADKAAAIDVKVLGTENWNVMLYSDDMKLSKGVNYTLEFDAWADETRDIVAKIEENANYTSYASKTLALKPDKQHVILNFTMPKDDTTQLKFLFGNTSNPKLTKVYIDNVSLKVKDALVKMPATLVPDNTNNTIGNDINIAYAGGDNGWKDSISKISENGNDVDKSLYTVADGKITLDKSVFTEKGDYNIVVKANGFDDTEVSQTIKAAAGTINHDNLIANGDFTSEFGNWGHFATTPAAATFSITGDADKAAAIDVTALGTSAAWDVMLFSDNINLSNGEKYVLEFDAWSDEARDIVAEIQENATYHSYAEETVALTPDKKHVIIKFTMPKDDVAQLKFCFGNTSNPALTKVCIDNVSLKVE comes from the coding sequence ATGAAGAAAGTTAAATTGAGAAAAGTTATAGCTGCAGTAGTTGCAACAAGCATAATCCCAGCAATCTTATCAAGTGGTGCAAGTGCTGAATGGAAGCAGTTGTCGGAAAATGGTACTTGGAGTTATATAGATAATAATGAATTAGCAACAAATTGGAAGTTAATAGATGGAATTTGGTATAATTTTGATTCATCAGGAGTAATGAGAACTGGTTGGATAAATGATAGTGGAACCTGGTACTTTACAGATACAACAGGAGCAATGAAAACAGGTTGGATAAATGACAGAGGAGCTTGGTATTTTGCCGATGGGTCAGGAGCAATGAAAACAGGTTGGATAAATGATAAAGGGACTTGGTATTTTACAAATACATCAGGGGCAATGCAAACTGGTATAGTTGAAGTTGATGGAAAAGTATATTCTCTTGCATCATCAGGAGCAATGCAAACTGGTAAAGTTATGATAGATAATAAAGAATATAACTTTAGTAATAATGGAGATGCTATTGGAGAAATACCAAAGGTGTCTAAAGCATTTGATGGCAAAGGAGCTACTGTTACTAAACAAGCTGATAAACCAGCAAATACTGAGACTTTACTAAGTAGTACAGCAACTAAAAAATCATCGTCAAATAGATCGTCATCGGGAAATGCATCCTCTGGTAATTCAGGATCAAATGTTGGAAATGCTAATCAAGAACAGGATAAGTGGAAAATGGTGTGGAGCGATGAATTTAATGGGGATAACTTAGATACTAATAAATGGAGTTATCAATATGGAAATGGTACTGAATATAATGCAGTAGATTGGGGAAATAATGAAAAAGAATTCTATACTGATAAGAATACGAAAGTTGAAGATGGAAACCTTATTATAGAAGCAAGAAAAGAAGAAACGCCAATTAAATATGGTGATAAAGAATATAAATATTCGTCAGCCAGAATCAGAACCTTGGGTAAATATAGTAAGACTTATGGAAAAATAGAAGCTGCTATTACTATGCCAGAAGGTCAAGGACTATGGCCAGCATTTTGGATGTTACCAGATGATAATAATATATATGGTAGATGGGCTGCCGGTGGAGAAATAGATATTATGGAGGCAAAAGGAAGAGTTCTTAATAATGTTTGGGGAACAATTCATTTTGGTAAGGAATGGCCTAATAACACATCTAGTGGTAGTCATTATACATTCCCAGCAGGAAAAGATATTACTGGTAAGCATATTTATTCTGTAGAGTGGGATCCAGGAGAAATTAGATGGTATGTTGATGGAGAATTATATTACACTGCTAATAATTGGTTTAGTCAAGGAGCTAATGAACCAGCTCCATATGCTTACCCAGCTCCATTTGATAGAAATTTTCATATTATTTTAAATATGGCAGTAGGAGGAGATTATGATGGTGGTTTACAACCAGATGATTCCTTTAAATCTGCACAAATGAAAGTAGATTATGTAAGAGTATATGATTTGAATGGTGAATATCCAGTACATGATAATCCAGCAACTTATGCTGGACCAATAAAAGGTGCAAGAACTCCTTTAAGTAATGGAAGCTACATTATTGATCCTAAGTTCAAAAATATAAAAAATTCTACAGATGGGGAACTTTCTTTTGATAATTGGAACTTCTTAACTGCTGGTGTAGGAAAAGCTACATTTAATAATTCAGGTGATGGATTAGATTTGAATATAGATAATGGAGGAGATAAAAATTACTCGGTACAGTTAATTGATCATGTTCCATTAAGGCTTAATAAAAAATATACATTAAAATTTAAAGCAAAAGCAGATAAAGCAGCAACCGTAGAAGCACAATTTGGTGGTGGTTCAGATAGAGGTTGGAAGAAATATTCAGATGCATTTAAAGTTAATCTTACAAATGAAGAAAAAGAATATGAATACTCATTTGTAATGAAAGATACTCCTAATGTACATGGTAGACTAGAATTCAATCTTGGATTAACTAATGATATTAATATTCATCTTAATGATGTAGAAGTAACAGAAGCTGATGCAGATGTAGAGGACAATGCTAGTACAGCAAAAGAGCCATTAGAAAATGGCAATCATATTTATAATGGAAGCTTTAATTTAGGAGATAATAGAGTAGGTTTCTGGGATTTTAAAGGTGAAGGTGCTACATTTAAAAGCGAAAAGGATAAAGAACAAGCTGAAGTAACAATACCAGTTGCAGGAGATAAAAATGGTGTTATATTATCTCAAACAGGAACTAACTTGCTACAAAGCGATGTATATAAACTTACATTTAAAGCGCATGCATCTAAAGACAGAACAATGGATGTAAAATTTGTATCAAAAGATGGACAAACATATTCACAAAATACATTTAATTTAACAACTACAGATCAAGAATATGAATATGAATTTACTATGCCAGAAGGAAAAACTGATACAAATTCGATTACAGAATTTTTAATGGGAAATGCTGATGGTAAAGTTTTTATTGATGATATTAAACTTATAAGAACAACAAATAACAATGTAAATTACGATGGTGTGGATTTATATCCAATTAAAAATGGAGATTTTAGTTTAGGATATAATTATTGGCAAACTCTTGATAATCAAGCTGGTTCAAAAGCAGATTTTAGCATAACAGATGATGCAGATAAAGCAGCAGCTATTGATGTTAAAGTTTTGGGCACAGAAAATTGGAATGTAATGTTATATAGTGATGATATGAAATTATCAAAAGGAGTAAACTATACTTTAGAATTTGATGCTTGGGCTGATGAAACTAGAGATATTGTAGCAAAGATTGAGGAAAATGCTAATTATACTTCTTATGCTTCAAAAACCTTAGCACTTAAACCGGATAAACAGCATGTAATTTTAAATTTTACAATGCCTAAAGATGATACGACACAATTGAAATTCTTATTTGGTAATACAAGTAATCCTAAATTAACAAAAGTATATATTGATAATGTCTCACTTAAAGTAAAAGATGCACTGGTTAAAATGCCAGCAACATTAGTACCAGACAATACAAACAATACAATTGGAAATGATATTAATATTGCTTATGCAGGTGGAGACAATGGCTGGAAAGACTCAATCAGCAAAATAAGTGAAAATGGAAATGATGTTGATAAAAGCTTATATACAGTAGCAGATGGTAAAATAACCTTGGATAAGAGTGTATTTACTGAAAAAGGTGATTATAATATTGTTGTAAAGGCCAATGGTTTTGATGATACAGAAGTAAGTCAAACTATAAAAGCAGCAGCAGGAACAATAAATCATGATAATCTTATTGCCAACGGAGATTTTACTTCAGAATTTGGCAATTGGGGACATTTTGCTACAACTCCGGCTGCAGCAACTTTTAGTATAACAGGAGATGCAGATAAAGCAGCAGCTATTGATGTCACAGCATTAGGTACGTCAGCAGCTTGGGATGTGATGTTATTTAGTGATAATATAAATTTATCCAATGGTGAAAAGTATGTTTTAGAATTTGATGCTTGGTCTGATGAAGCTAGAGATATAGTGGCTGAGATTCAGGAAAATGCTACGTATCATTCATATGCGGAAGAAACAGTGGCACTTACACCAGATAAGAAACATGTAATTATAAAATTTACAATGCCTAAGGATGACGTTGCTCAACTAAAATTTTGTTTTGGGAACACAAGCAATCCTGCATTAACAAAAGTGTGTATTGACAATGTTTCACTTAAAGTAGAATAA
- a CDS encoding response regulator, whose amino-acid sequence MYSVMIVDDEPIIRKGLKKIINWEEYGFKIACEARDGEDALELIKEYNIDFIISDIKMHKITGIELLRKIRENGLDTLVLLLSGYDEFSYAQEGIRLGAFDYILKPLDAQKLKNILINAYDKLAMKEKKDHEYNVNKIISGEKILYDLLRGKNLMLIDEYISQYNLPLVKGKVQVAIVEINEIIISSEDLTENDEWSYLNNKVNDLIEKELKKSDIEYFSVLDGDFGKKIILVQMEKDIELSDFNQKFVAVLKNILKISSENYQIKLNIGVGNAYNQLYSIYKSYLNAKEALKYKYVLGTNKLIQLTELAEIRKKNFVYPIEKEKALINSILIGRDDSLNMLRELVGEIASMLNFDIFSINIAFTQVVYNIYNNVLKKYSFLEDIYDLSQITNIGFLGVETLENIEKQLIGNINKLILIIKEYNLNQGDNIVQRACEYVLTHIDEDITLTAIANNFNISKNYLCSIFKQQTGENFLEYTTKAKMERAKILLKKYNYKVYEVSDMLGYKETAYFGKLFKKYTGYTPAEYKKCNI is encoded by the coding sequence TTGTATTCAGTAATGATAGTAGATGATGAACCAATTATCAGAAAAGGATTAAAAAAAATAATTAACTGGGAGGAATATGGTTTTAAGATAGCTTGTGAAGCACGAGATGGAGAAGATGCACTTGAACTAATTAAAGAATATAACATAGATTTTATTATATCAGATATAAAGATGCATAAAATAACAGGAATTGAGTTATTAAGAAAAATTAGAGAAAATGGATTAGATACTTTAGTACTATTATTAAGTGGCTATGATGAATTTTCATATGCACAAGAGGGGATAAGACTTGGGGCCTTTGATTATATATTAAAACCATTAGATGCTCAAAAACTGAAAAACATATTAATTAATGCTTATGATAAATTGGCAATGAAAGAAAAAAAGGATCATGAATATAATGTAAATAAAATTATTTCGGGAGAAAAAATTTTATATGACTTATTAAGGGGAAAAAATTTAATGCTTATTGATGAATATATTTCGCAGTATAATCTTCCTTTAGTTAAAGGTAAAGTTCAAGTTGCAATTGTTGAGATTAATGAAATTATTATAAGCAGTGAAGATTTAACTGAAAACGACGAATGGAGTTATTTAAATAATAAGGTTAATGATTTAATAGAGAAAGAATTGAAAAAGAGTGATATAGAATATTTTTCTGTGTTAGATGGAGATTTTGGTAAAAAAATTATTCTTGTACAAATGGAAAAAGATATTGAGCTATCCGATTTTAATCAAAAGTTTGTTGCAGTTTTAAAGAACATACTTAAAATTAGCAGTGAAAACTACCAGATAAAATTAAATATTGGGGTTGGAAATGCTTATAATCAATTATATAGTATTTACAAAAGTTATTTAAATGCTAAAGAGGCATTAAAATACAAATATGTGCTTGGAACTAATAAACTAATTCAATTAACCGAATTAGCAGAAATAAGAAAGAAAAATTTTGTTTATCCAATTGAAAAGGAAAAGGCATTAATAAATTCAATACTTATAGGGAGAGATGATTCTTTAAATATGCTTCGAGAACTAGTTGGTGAAATAGCAAGTATGTTGAATTTTGATATTTTTAGCATAAATATTGCGTTTACTCAAGTAGTGTACAATATTTATAATAATGTGCTTAAAAAATATAGTTTTTTAGAAGATATATATGATTTAAGCCAAATAACAAACATTGGATTTTTAGGAGTTGAAACACTGGAGAATATTGAGAAACAATTAATTGGTAATATAAATAAACTAATATTGATTATAAAGGAATACAACCTAAATCAGGGTGATAATATAGTTCAAAGAGCTTGTGAATATGTACTTACTCATATAGATGAGGATATTACATTAACAGCTATAGCAAATAATTTTAATATAAGTAAGAACTATTTATGTTCAATATTTAAACAGCAAACAGGAGAAAATTTTTTAGAATATACAACAAAAGCAAAGATGGAACGAGCCAAAATATTATTAAAGAAGTATAATTATAAAGTTTACGAGGTTAGTGATATGCTTGGATATAAGGAAACAGCATATTTTGGTAAGCTTTTCAAAAAGTATACAGGTTATACTCCAGCTGAATATAAAAAATGTAATATTTAA
- the bglS gene encoding beta-glucanase — MKMKKLKIAALGILVGTFLVGTLSQTTAYALTTTHFGEAFNSYNTTAWTKSDGWSNDAMFNCTWRSSNVNFSNGVMNLTLNKDTQGGAKPYAGGEYRSKDTYRYGLYQVRMKPAKNTGIVSSFFTYTGPTDGTPWDEIDIEFLGKDTTKVQFNYYTNGVGNHEYLYNLGFDASSSFHTYAFNWQPTYIAWLVDGKEVYRATKNIPSHPGKIMMNLWPGTGVDSWLGAYNGVTPINAYYDWAAYDPQ; from the coding sequence ATGAAAATGAAAAAATTAAAAATTGCAGCATTAGGAATTCTAGTAGGTACTTTCTTAGTAGGAACTTTAAGTCAAACAACAGCTTATGCATTGACTACAACACACTTTGGTGAGGCTTTTAATTCTTACAATACAACAGCTTGGACAAAATCAGATGGCTGGTCCAATGATGCAATGTTTAATTGTACGTGGAGATCTAGCAATGTTAATTTCAGCAACGGAGTTATGAATCTTACTCTTAATAAAGATACTCAAGGGGGAGCTAAGCCATATGCAGGTGGAGAATATCGTTCAAAGGATACCTATAGATATGGGCTTTACCAAGTAAGAATGAAGCCAGCCAAAAATACAGGAATAGTTTCCTCGTTCTTTACCTATACCGGACCAACAGATGGTACTCCTTGGGATGAAATTGATATTGAATTTTTAGGTAAAGATACTACAAAGGTACAATTCAACTATTATACAAATGGTGTAGGAAATCATGAGTATCTTTACAATTTAGGATTTGATGCATCTTCTAGTTTTCATACTTATGCATTTAACTGGCAACCAACGTATATTGCATGGTTAGTAGACGGAAAAGAAGTTTATAGAGCAACTAAAAATATTCCATCACATCCTGGTAAAATCATGATGAATTTATGGCCAGGAACAGGTGTAGATTCATGGTTAGGTGCTTATAATGGAGTAACTCCAATTAATGCATATTATGATTGGGCAGCGTATGATCCTCAGTAG
- a CDS encoding extracellular solute-binding protein translates to MRKQNVKVYRGIIALAAMSMFLTACFLFDKKIESTVNNTYGEEGQNMDITPITFDWYIDFSWFQTKWGTNPVSKYVSEKTGVSLNLITPSGDETEKLNSMIETGKLPDFITLSSQDYGYKRIIQSGLALPLDKISEQYDAYFMRAADKQKLEWYRESDGNVYCYPNFSSPVTDFSDYKEEKPSNQTFLVRKDIYEALGKPDMRTPQGFLSALERAKKEFSKVDGHELIPIGFHEFNDYGNLSLDSILPNFLDVPREENGKVYDKNIDKEYIGWLKTLREANERGLLSKEIFVDKRAQIEEKITEGRYFAMLYQSSDMSAQQLELYSRDKNKVYMAIDGPSNSRLDQPKLAGDSISGWTVTLISKTCKDPKRAINFLSYLISEEGNKDLYLGIKGLTWDVINGKEQFKPEVVDLLNKDRIAFDNKYGAANTYWMLSDGDLIQKWMPEKEKPLSIISDWAKGKTYNYSLFDNIYPYGDNEEGIAFVRINKKWGNTLKNLLIAKNENEFDKLLNEFISYRKEQGWDKIQKYAQQKYEENKKKLNVVR, encoded by the coding sequence ATGAGAAAGCAAAATGTAAAGGTTTATAGAGGAATTATAGCCTTAGCTGCAATGTCTATGTTTCTTACAGCATGTTTTCTATTTGATAAAAAAATAGAGAGTACAGTTAATAATACCTATGGTGAAGAAGGACAAAATATGGATATAACACCCATAACTTTTGATTGGTATATTGATTTTTCTTGGTTTCAAACTAAATGGGGGACAAATCCTGTTTCAAAATATGTTTCTGAGAAAACTGGTGTTAGTTTAAACTTAATAACTCCAAGCGGTGATGAGACAGAAAAATTAAATTCTATGATTGAAACTGGTAAATTGCCAGATTTTATTACATTAAGTTCACAAGATTATGGATATAAAAGGATAATTCAGAGCGGTTTAGCATTACCGCTTGATAAGATATCAGAGCAATATGATGCATATTTTATGAGAGCTGCAGATAAACAAAAATTGGAATGGTATAGAGAAAGCGATGGAAATGTATATTGCTATCCAAACTTTTCAAGTCCAGTAACTGATTTTAGTGATTACAAAGAAGAAAAGCCATCAAATCAAACATTTTTAGTTAGGAAAGATATATATGAAGCTTTAGGAAAACCTGATATGAGAACACCACAAGGTTTTTTAAGTGCCCTTGAAAGGGCAAAAAAAGAATTTTCGAAAGTTGATGGCCATGAATTGATACCTATAGGCTTTCATGAGTTCAATGATTATGGAAATCTTTCTTTAGATAGTATTTTGCCTAATTTTTTAGATGTTCCTAGAGAAGAGAATGGAAAAGTATATGATAAAAATATAGATAAAGAATATATAGGATGGTTAAAAACTTTAAGAGAAGCTAATGAAAGAGGATTGCTATCGAAGGAAATTTTTGTTGATAAAAGAGCTCAGATAGAAGAAAAGATAACAGAAGGAAGATATTTTGCAATGCTCTATCAAAGCTCTGACATGTCAGCTCAGCAACTGGAATTATACTCTAGAGATAAGAATAAAGTATATATGGCTATAGATGGGCCTTCAAACTCTAGGTTAGATCAGCCTAAACTAGCAGGAGATAGTATTTCTGGATGGACAGTTACCTTGATTTCAAAGACCTGTAAAGATCCAAAGAGAGCTATAAATTTTTTAAGTTATTTAATTAGTGAAGAAGGAAATAAAGATTTGTATTTGGGAATAAAAGGATTAACTTGGGATGTAATTAATGGAAAGGAACAGTTTAAACCAGAAGTAGTAGATTTGCTAAACAAAGATAGAATAGCTTTTGATAATAAATATGGTGCGGCAAATACCTATTGGATGCTGTCAGATGGTGACTTAATACAGAAATGGATGCCAGAAAAAGAGAAGCCACTAAGTATAATAAGTGACTGGGCTAAGGGGAAGACGTATAATTATTCCTTATTTGATAACATTTATCCGTATGGAGATAATGAGGAAGGAATAGCTTTTGTGAGAATAAACAAAAAATGGGGAAATACATTAAAGAATCTGCTTATTGCTAAGAACGAGAATGAATTTGATAAACTACTAAATGAATTTATCTCATATAGAAAAGAACAAGGTTGGGATAAGATACAAAAATATGCTCAACAAAAATATGAGGAAAATAAGAAGAAGCTAAATGTAGTTAGATGA